The Gossypium hirsutum isolate 1008001.06 chromosome A03, Gossypium_hirsutum_v2.1, whole genome shotgun sequence genome contains the following window.
GGGACATCAGACGATTCAAAAATGAAACCAAACAATGAGCAATTTGTGCTTCTAGAACATTCATCTCTTCCTCATTGTCctaacttgattttcaaattctgACAAAAACACCCAAAACTATACATCCAATCAATGTAAATCCAACACCTGACACATTGCATGGGCAACACCTGCATCAATCCAATTCCTTTACAGGAAGGTGccaaaaaacaaaattcaaaatattgccCCCAAAACTAACTTTGTCCCTTCTTCACATTTTTGTTAAAGCCAAGCATCTTCCACCCCTTGCCTTTCTAAACGCAAACCTCTGCAATTTCTCCCTCTATACATAtccatatatacatgtatttatacaTTTATGTCTGTTGATAGTCCTTTATATTATTAATGGAGATGGGCGAAAAGATGAATAAGGAGGCATTAGTGGTTTGTAGTGATAAGAGTACGGGTATTGGGATAACCGTGTGGGACTTGGAAACTGGGGAACAACTCCTTCATATCCCCACCTGTGCTGCCGCTCCTCATGGGCTGTTTTGTTTGAGAAACCAGTTCATTGTAGCTTCTCAAAGCAACAGGCATGGCTCTTTTGGTGGTGGGTCTATCTTTATTTGGCCATTGAACAAGGTAATAAGCTGATCTCAAACTTTGTCTTTGGAAATGGCATCATACGGTTATTTGAGATATGGAGGATTTAGTTTTCTACAATTGATAGATTTTGATTCTTCCTTTATGCCTTTATGTGTGAGTACGCGTGACATGCAAACTTCACTAGGGCTCACAGTGACTGCTCTATTTTCCTGTTTTTAATCCCAAATCCCAAGTTAAATTGacctttcttttgttttgcatGATCTTTGAATTGAACCCCCCTTTCCTGCTTTTCCTAATAGAAACATAAAATGGAATTTGACATTTTTTCTAGTATTGCAATTCATGTATACATACATAAGTCCTTGTTGGAAATTTGATGAAAGCAACTGACATTCTGTAGATCAATGTTGCTCCGGTTTTTCATTTCGCTTGAAGTATAAATCTCCCTGTCCATACTTGTATGTGACACATTTTTAGCCATGAGTATGGGGAGACCATTCATGTGCTcggaaaaaagattaaaaattgaATATGTCCATGTCGGCTACGTACCTGAGTCTGAGTAGGTGTAGATTGCCGGTAAATAGCTAGACAGCTAATTTATTAAACCATTAGTGACTAAAGGGCTTTGTTCTGCTCAGTCTGTATCATTTCTGAATGTCCCTTTAATGTCCCATGCATAAGCTGTTGTATATCTtcaaaaaaatgctaaaagaacTAGTACTAGAATCAAACTCTGTTATACCATAAGAAACTTCTTCTTACATCCTTTTTATCCCCTCTTATCTCCAGCCTCAGTCACCATTGCGGAGCTACACATTGGAGGCAATGGGCCCCATTTCTTGCACAAAAGGTGGCTTATATATTGCGGGTGGAGCTCCTTCCGGGAATGCTTATCTTTGGGAGGTAAGTAACCACTCTCATCTGTCCTCTTTGTCCACAAGGGCGAATCGGTGAAGAACCAATCCTCCATTTCATCTGAAGAATACAATTCATGGAACTTTTATTTCAGTAGCTATAGTGCCTTGAACAAACATAGTCATCATCTAGACCACCTGCAAATGCTGTTGGTTGTTTGTATgtattgatcaattctttaattTCAGTGCTAAAACCTAAAAGCTATAGTGTCAAGGCAAATGAAAGCACTATCTCAGCACTTTTATGACTTGATGAAATTGATCAGGTTACCAGTGGAAGATTGCTGAGAACATGGCATGCTCATCATAAATCACTGAAGTGTATGGTCTTCTCTGATGATGATTCACTTCTTATTTTTGGTTGTACCGATGGAATCATCTCTGTTTGGTCTATGATTAGGTAAAATTTTATGCTTTTTGCCAGTTGGCTGATGGCTccaataaataattttaacatttgatGCCTCAATCTAACCAATTTGATTGAAGTTTGGTAGATGTGGAAGATTCTGGAAGCTCACCTTCTTTGCTCTATTACTCATCAGAACATAGATCTTCCATAACTGGGTTAGTAACTATGTCCGCTGGTGCACGTTCCATTTTCATATCAAGCTCTCTCGATGGAACATGCAAGGTCAGTCAACATGACATTACTATTCaagaattgatttattttttctgCTGCATTGCAACTTTTTTTATTAGAGGGTGATAAAATCTGTATTAGCAGGTTTGGGAACTAGTTTCTGGAAGGCATTTACAAACATTAGTTTATCCAATGTCAGTGACAGCCATCGCTCTTCATCCGATAGAGCGGCTCCTTTTTTCTGGTAGTGTAGATGGAAATATATTTGTTAATGTGTTTGACATTGGAGCAGTTGAGGATTGTTTCGTTACTACGGAAGATCAAGCATTTGTGCTAAAAGTACACAAGTAATGTGTAATGTATGGTGCTTGAAATTTCTTAAATTCTCCAGGATAACTAAATTTTGTTGAAGGCTTCTGTCGATATGGCATTAGAGTTGTTCTTGTAGTAATACTCACTGCTTTTTGCCTATGTAAATATAAATTCTATGAGGAGATTTAAATAATGGAATCTTATTTGCAGTGAATCTATAACTGCATTGACTTTTAGCGGATTTCATCTGATATCTGCATCGGAGGATTTTACATTCTGCCTATGGGATACAATTAACCGGGTGGTCCTTAGAAGATTCAACAATAGAAAAGGTAAACGTTAaacatttcatttctttttcaccTTCTGCCTTTTGAAGAAGTGATATCTTTCTACCATATTTTCCTGCTACTTCATTTTAGCACTAGTTATATGTCTGTTTCAATTGTCAAACAGGTGCAGTGACTAATATGGTTGTGATTAAGCAGTCTTCATTGTTTCCCATCTTAAACCATCAAAGAGTTACTCATCAATTCCAGGTGTCTTTGCTCCAAAAGTATCCTCAGCCTTCCAACCCAGGGAAGGGGATGGCTACGTTCCTTTCTTTTCCAGCTTCCCACAGCAAGCCACCTCCCACTCATTTCCATGGAAACAATTTGCTAGACCATTTAATATCAGGTTCAgaggtctctctctctctctctctctctctctttttctttttttggcacATAAAGATACTTGGGGGATCATTTTTCATTCCCTTATATCCATCTTCAAATATGTGCCGCACATAGGTGTCAAAtacaggttttaaaaaaaaacgttTGGGTAACATAGGTGACAAGTGGTGTTGCTTGTTAAAAGTAGTGAAAAACATGGTTTGTGGTAGATTTGATGATATTCACACTACAGTTGCCAGTCTTGCTTTATATGGGTGTATGGGATCCAAAGCTCatttttttccaagtttttctagATGCTTAGAAGATCGTACCCTCATATCCATGTCCGAGTGTGTGTTGGACACAAGTAATATAGGGAAAAATAGTTCGGGTAACATAGGTGACATTAAAAGAGTGGTTAGCTGTCAAAACTTCTGATTTGATGATCCATGTCATGTTGTATCCATGGTTTGATCTGATGATGACTAAGGATAGattatatgtgttttggtttttCATGGGCAGCAAGAAGAACAAACACCTGCTATGCTGCAAACGAAATTGGAGAAAAACATAGATGATCGACTATGGGTAACAAGCATGACAAAGCATGTAATGGAGATAAGCAAGCATTTGCAATGTCGTTTGCTGGATATGATGCAGTGCCGGTTGCTATGCAACCCGTATGAGCTAGATTCATCCCCAAAGAAAAAAAGACACAAAATTCAGTCTCAAAATCAAACTCCTACGGAGCAATCTCAgtaatttcaaaatttgtgaTTATCAAATGGAGATGTATCCCGTCACCCTAAAACTATCTTTCTACTGtactttttttaatcaaattttgcCATGGATTAAATATCAATAGTAACCCCCATTTTCCTGGTGCAAGCAGCCTCGGAAAGAAAGTCTGtcatttcatatattttcttCTTCAGATAATCCCTCACTTGAAGCCTTAGCTTAATCCTTAAAAAATCATGAGAAATTCCACTTTCTAGACCCTTATAAGCTTAGTTTGAGCCTTAGAGAGCTAAGATTTGAGGAAGAAAATGCAAAGAAAGTTAAGAAAgcatgaaaaaaattaagaaaatttgggttcatattatattttatgtatcatttCAGTATgaaatttgtgtttatgtatatatttgaaaaagaaagaggtttaaaaaattggaaaaatcAAGAAGGGGAGATTAGTAAGTAGTGATAATTTTGAGCTTCATAAATTATGTGCTCTCTTGAATTCCATTTTtccataaaatatttatgtttgtgTTTTTTTGAAAATGTCGAATGCTTTTATTGAGTGTTTTAGAAGTGACAAAATGATATAGGACTTGTGCATGGCCAATGAGTTGATGGTtttgagaaatgaaatcattaaCAAGTAGTAGGCAATGAAATTTGAGCAAAAAGATTACTAGTAGACAAGCAATGGAAAATACTATGAATTGTTATAATGTACTTAAGTgtgatgatatgtatatgaaatgacAATTGGTTGAGAATTGGACCTAACTtgaaatgtgaaaaaatataaatttttattgagCTTATACTAGCTTAGTTATGAAAATCTTAATTACAAAGGTTTAATGAAAATGGGTGAACTTCaaaattaattgataaatgaGAGATTAGATAGATAATTGATGTGGTTTGAATTGAATAAGAGGAGAAAAGTAAGAAATTGTCTTGAATTTTTACTTATTAAGAATTAAGAGTAAATCCCATAAAAAGGGAATGAAGGATTTGTAGCAAATGATAATTGATTTAGAACTTTAAACAAGTGAATAATGATGTTAGTAATTAATTTCTATAAGAGTAAGAATTTGGTCTAAACATGTTTAATTATGGTAACATAAGCTAGTTGCAATAACAGTAGGGtacaactttaaaaatttatcaaaaattgtaGAATTTGAGTTAGAATCttatatggttgaaaattttattgaatttagtttTTAAAGAAACAAATGGAAATTGTATTCGAATTTTGCATCGatagataaaaatattttagtaaaggTAACTTGAAACTACCTAACaacaatcttttttttatttcgaaaaattgctttactattaaattttgaaatttttataagagAAAGATAATTGAGTTTAATTTCTAAACCATCAAGTGGATCTTAATCTTTAATTTTATGTaatgatatataaataatttaatgacatgTATACGATTAGACAAGACTTGTAATAATAGTTGAAATTTGAGTAGGAAGAGGTTATCTTTTGTCAAACTTAAGTGTAAATACTCCATGGAATTTCATTGTGTTGTGTTTAAATGATAGATTTAAATAAGAAAGTAGAAATACAcctaatatttaaatttagttgGAATAATAAATGGTTAAATGTTTATTAATAAAGAGGTTTGAGGTATGAATTGGTTAGTAGAGAAACATCGATTGTGATACGTGAAAGATAGATATGGAAAttcaaaatgtatatattaatgaAAATGCTAAACCAAGTAGTGATTAAACGAGTGACCTTGAATCTTGAGTAGAGAAAGTGGATTGTGAAATAACAGATAAATTATTGAGATTTACTCTCTGATATTGATAATTGAGTACGAATGGTACATATATGTATGTTTGCTCTATATTATGAATCGATGTGGACAATGATATCATAAATGGAATGAATGTATGTTATGTTAATTGAGATTGTTTGCGATCGACCCTTATAAACAACGAACAAGAAAAGTGGAGAAGAtcgaatacacaaattttacgtggaaaactcctctaaagaggataaaaaccacagAGAAAGGATGTTTCGACTTTTCACTgaatgaataaacaaataaaagtacaatatggagaaaataaacttaaatgtacTAAATGTACACACCCAAACCCTGAAAACAAATTCTTAATTGGGGACTGAAATTCTCTCCATAGCTATCAAGAAATTCTCTCCAAAACTTATAGGTGACTACATCTTGTCACCCCCAAAAGAAAAGCCCTGTAGTACTACATCTTTAATTATCTTAAAAAACAATGACACAATGGCCTCTTTAAATAGGCTAATATTAGAGCTCTAATTGTACCAAATTATACCTGAAGTAATCAGAGTTTAATCGAGAAAAGATAGCAAATTTTAACTAGAAGAAGAAATCTGGTCAAGTGGGGAACATGTCGCCACGTCGTGACATCGTCTTTGGCTCATCGAGACGACGGTTCTCGTTGGGACATGGTGTGTCGTCAGGACGTCAGCTCTTCCTTAGTTGTAATATATTAGTGGTAGTTAGTCGTGATgtaattgacatgccaatagaaATATATAGCACGTTTGGTATCGGATATAGGGATTTGTATAGGATATTTGTAACACCTTGAATTTTTCTAATTTCTCTACTATTAGATTATAGGGACTTCATTCATGATGGTGGAGTTAGAAATTTTGACCTATTGAAtttgttagtgttagaattaagtgacccgaatccttatttaaataaaatatagtggtaaaataaaataaaagaagaatccatatagaattacacttcttttattttattttagaataaggttttttaaaccttatcaaattctatctatttgatattgattagaataagatatttcagtcttactagaatatggctttacaagcctataaatagacatagtctattcctcttgtaataattcgaattcgacatagtgagttttcttctcctctgcccatgtttttttcctgaaagggtttcctCGTAAAAaattgtgtgttctttattttattttattttattttttacaagttGGTATCATAGCTTTCGGGTTGTTCATTTCGATCACGGTAATGgggtctttgaagtatgaaatttcgctgttaGATCGCAACATCAGATTTGTATTATGACAGATTAAGATGCAaacagttcttgcgcagatggatctggaggatgctcTGCTAGGGATAGACAAGATGCCTTCGACCTTAACAGATGAAGGGAAGAAGCGTAaagatcgaaaggcgttaacacaattacatctgcatttgtccaacgaaaatttgtaggatgtgatgaaagagaagactgccgctgtattatggaagaggctagaacaaatatgtatgtcgaaaactttAACAAGCAAGTTTCATATGAAACAGCGTCTTTatactcatcgtttggaggaaagtgcgtctgtacacgaacacttaacaatgtttaaagaaattctctcaaacttggaggccatggaagTTCAGTATGATAAGAAAGATCTAGAGTtggttctactttgttcgttgcccccgtcttattcaacctttagagacacgattttatatagccgtgagtctctcacaattgatgaggtttatgattctttgacctcgtatgataatatgaagcatcttgtggttaaacccgactctcagggagagggtctcattgttcgtgggagacaagatcgaaatgctgatgatgatcgtgaaAGAACACAGGAAaggaatcctcgcggtaaatctaagggtagatcaaagtcttcaaacagaggtaaaataTGCAACTTTttcaagaagaaagggcacattaaatctaaaTGCTATAAGCTACATAATAAGATTAAAAAgaaggctgcgaatcaaaaggaaaaacaaccagaaaatttcggtgaaactgatgttgtagaagactacagcgatggtgaacttctagtcgattctatcaatgattctaaagtaagcgaggaatAGATACTTGATTCAAGCTACAcattccacatgagtcccaatcgggattggtttacaacttatgaaatagtgtctgaaggtgttgttttgatgggaaataatgcttcgtgtaaaatcgcaggtgttggaacgattaaagttaagttgtttgatggagttgtcagaacacttagtgacgtatgacatgttccagaattgaaaagaatttAATTTCGTttagtactcttgattcaaaagggtacagatacacagccgaaagtggggttttaaagatttccaaaggttcccttgttgtgatgaaagggcagagaaagattgtcaagttatatgttttgcagggttctactgttactggtgatatagctgtcgcttcctcttccttgtcaaatgatgatattactaaactttgacatatgcgtctagggcatatgagtgagaatagcatggcagaattgagcaaaagaggactttttGATTGGTAAGGAATTTGTAAACTGAATTTTTGTGAACATtatgtttttgggaagcaaaagagagtttgattcaccagaggaatccataacacaaagggaacgttggagtatattcattctgatctgtgggggccatccagagtgtcTTCGAGAGGTGAAGCTAATTATATgttaacctttattgatgatttttccagaaaagtttgggcgttcttcttgaagcagaaaagcgatgtgttttccacatttaagtcttggaa
Protein-coding sequences here:
- the LOC107941239 gene encoding protein ROOT INITIATION DEFECTIVE 3 isoform X1; translation: MEMGEKMNKEALVVCSDKSTGIGITVWDLETGEQLLHIPTCAAAPHGLFCLRNQFIVASQSNRHGSFGGGSIFIWPLNKPQSPLRSYTLEAMGPISCTKGGLYIAGGAPSGNAYLWEVTSGRLLRTWHAHHKSLKCMVFSDDDSLLIFGCTDGIISVWSMISLVDVEDSGSSPSLLYYSSEHRSSITGLVTMSAGARSIFISSSLDGTCKVWELVSGRHLQTLVYPMSVTAIALHPIERLLFSGSVDGNIFVNVFDIGAVEDCFVTTEDQAFVLKVHNESITALTFSGFHLISASEDFTFCLWDTINRVVLRRFNNRKGAVTNMVVIKQSSLFPILNHQRVTHQFQVSLLQKYPQPSNPGKGMATFLSFPASHSKPPPTHFHGNNLLDHLISGSEQEEQTPAMLQTKLEKNIDDRLWVTSMTKHVMEISKHLQCRLLDMMQCRLLCNPYELDSSPKKKRHKIQSQNQTPTEQSQ
- the LOC107941239 gene encoding protein ROOT INITIATION DEFECTIVE 3 isoform X3, translating into MEMGEKMNKEALVVCSDKSTGIGITVWDLETGEQLLHIPTCAAAPHGLFCLRNQFIVASQSNRHGSFGGGSIFIWPLNKPQSPLRSYTLEAMGPISCTKGGLYIAGGAPSGNAYLWEVTSGRLLRTWHAHHKSLKCMVFSDDDSLLIFGCTDGIISVWSMISLVDVEDSGSSPSLLYYSSEHRSSITGLVTMSAGARSIFISSSLDGTCKVWELVSGRHLQTLVYPMSVTAIALHPIERLLFSGSVDGNIFVNVFDIGAVEDCFVTTEDQAFVLKVHNESITALTFSGFHLISASEDFTFCLWDTINRVVLRRFNNRKGAVTNMVVIKQSSLFPILNHQRVTHQFQVSLLQKYPQPSNPGKGMATFLSFPASHSKPPPTHFHGNNLLDHLISARRTNTCYAANEIGEKHR
- the LOC107941239 gene encoding protein ROOT INITIATION DEFECTIVE 3 isoform X2; its protein translation is MEMGEKMNKEALVVCSDKSTGIGITVWDLETGEQLLHIPTCAAAPHGLFCLRNQFIVASQSNRHGSFGGGSIFIWPLNKPQSPLRSYTLEAMGPISCTKGGLYIAGGAPSGNAYLWEVTSGRLLRTWHAHHKSLKCMVFSDDDSLLIFGCTDGIISVWSMISLVDVEDSGSSPSLLYYSSEHRSSITGLVTMSAGARSIFISSSLDGTCKVWELVSGRHLQTLVYPIESITALTFSGFHLISASEDFTFCLWDTINRVVLRRFNNRKGAVTNMVVIKQSSLFPILNHQRVTHQFQVSLLQKYPQPSNPGKGMATFLSFPASHSKPPPTHFHGNNLLDHLISGSEQEEQTPAMLQTKLEKNIDDRLWVTSMTKHVMEISKHLQCRLLDMMQCRLLCNPYELDSSPKKKRHKIQSQNQTPTEQSQ